The Raphanus sativus cultivar WK10039 unplaced genomic scaffold, ASM80110v3 Scaffold1350, whole genome shotgun sequence genome includes the window TTATCACTCGAGCTTGCAAAATGAGTACGGAGTTTAGTTACACTTTTGTATACCTTTTGTTGCACAATTAGATGAGGTTATTAGCAAAACCTGGTgatgaaaactcgagaagagttGTGTCTTCTGGAGGCGGTAGTCGTGAGCTCCTCCAAGCAACGAGCAACTTGATTTGGATTCTTACATGCATCACACGTTTTTTTGCATTGCTGCACAGGAAACTGTTTGCAACAAAGAAAATCAGCGGCGTAAAATTTAATGAATCACTTAAAGATTTGATTCATCATGAATCAGTGAACACACAAGTCACACCTCTTCACCAAAGCTCTCAAGAATCTTTTTTCGTCGGCATCCAGAACCTTCGCAGTATCTCACAATCTAAACTCATGCATCATTAATGAGAATAACTTTCAACTGAAATACAGAGAGCctgaaagaaaacaagaaagcaTTTTACCTGGTCGAAGTTAGATGTTGTAGGCTTCTTTGAGGATGGAGATTTCTTATTCTCCGAGTTCCGCAGTAGAAACTCCTAGCAAAGAGTTGATAAAGTAAGTTAAGTAACTTACTCATAAACTAAAAGCTGTGAAGTAAAAAACTGTCATAACCAGGTTATCATTACCATTTTCTTTCTATCGTCTACACCATAGTATAATACACTTCTTGAAGGTAGCTGATCCCGACCTGCTCTACCGGACTCTTGGTAGAAAGATTCCATCGATTTTGGAACGTTGAAGTGGCAAACCATTCTCACGTCCTTCTTATCTATACCCTATAAAGTCGGTTGTCTGATCATGCTTCAGTGCATAAGaagtaaatttaagaaaaaatatgcaGCATGAGGAAGAAATTTTGTTTACCATCCTGTAGATAAACCATTAGAACGTTTATCAAGTGCCCCCAAGAGCTCCCAAACATAGTAAGACGCAAAGAATATGATCATATTAAACCAAGAACCCAAATGCAAGGTAACTCAGAGAGTTGTTCATACCCGAAAGCCACTGTGGCAACAATAACTTGCTTCTTCGAGGACAACCAGTCATCTAAAACAGTACTTCTCAGTTTACTCTGGAGTCCTGCATGATAGGCTGCAAACATAAAGATTAGCACAAATCAGCTTGCTCGATTCTTAAGCAGGTAAAGGCACAAGGGACGTTTTTACCAGCAGAAGAGATCCCAGTACTGGAAAGATGAAGAGACAAGTCATCACAGGTTGTACGCTCAAGGCAATAGATAATTGCACATATATTTCCACATGACTTGAGCAAGTTGCACAAATCAGTATAAGCGTTATCTATAAGTTCTTTGTACCGAACTGCACCAACGAAAAAACTTATTCAGATGATAGGAAAGCAAAACAACGTTGTGAACTCCTCATGACTTTTTATCGAGAGAAAATAATAGCTAAAAGGGAAACAAACCTTCATAGAAGATATTTGGACGATTGAAAGAAGACTTGAGGACCAAAGGATTCCGCAAACTCAAGGAGTCAATCACATCCTTTTGCACCCTGCAAAGTACTGCTGTTGACAAAAGGCTCTACAATTTACAAATATGTTCTTATAATGCACTGAAACAGAAGATTACTTAGGAGCAGCAGTAGCGGTTAGAGCCAACATTGGAACATCAGCCAAAGAATCTCTTAAGTTTGAAAGTTGACGATAGCTAGGTCTGTTTTAACCACAAAATAAGTTAGAGAATAGCAAGCGCCCACAGAAAAGAATGCTTACACAATGACCACTTATAAACCTGAAGTCGTGGCCCCATGATGAGATGCAATGTGCCTGAAATATACATAAAACAGTCGAGAGAAATTAAACCCACCACATCCAAGCTCAATACCTGAAGCTTTCCTGCTAACTCTTGTACAAACATTACACGGACTTACCTCGTCTATGGCTATAAGATTCAGTAAACCCCTGTCACGGAGCTTTCTCAGCTTCAGCATAAATCCTTTCGTCGCAATCAGTTCTGGAGTTACATACAGCAATCTCACAGAGGGTTTTCCAGAATCAAGGTCCTCGTGGATCTAAAACCAAAGTTCGAGAATCACATAAATGAgattaaacaataaaacaaatccAAGAAGTTATTTCATTCAATCCAAGATATATCGAGGAATAATCAACAAAAACACTTGAAGTGAAACAAACTGAAGAACGTTTCCAAGTGATTTACTCAAACATTATAACAAAACACATGGCATGAATCTTGAATTCTAGCATTCTACCAACAATGGGAATTTATTTACGttgcatatatatacacatagatACACAGAGGATATCCAACTCACCTTGTTCCTAACATGTGTAGCTTGAGTGGACGAGAGATACTCAGCAGCAATACCTTTCTCCTTCAACGCCATCACTTGGTTCTCCTTTATTAAACAAAGAATCATCTTTTCAAAAACCCAAGCTTATAGAGAAAGAAGCATGAGAAAAGTACAATGACACTCACCATCAAAGCTGAGAAAGCAAACAcacagaaacaaacaaacagttaaaacctcaaaaaaaaaaaaaaacacagattctccattcaTGGAAAAACAAACAGAATTTTTGTACCAATCAAAGGAGAAACAACAAGGACGATTCCAGGTTTAGCCAGCGCAGGTATCTGATAACAAATCGATTTCCCTCCTCCCGTCGGCATCAAGCAAAAGCAATCCCTTCCtgccaaattaaaaaaaaacgaaggatgattcaaagagagagatagaaacCAGAAAAGGATTTTGAATAGGTGTGTTACGACGACTTTTACCGGATACAACAGCTTGAATCGCCTCTAGCTGCTTCCCTCTGAAATCTGCATGGCCGAAATGCCATCTCAATAGCTTCACCAGTGCTTCTTTTCCGCCGCCGACGTTCTTATCTGAGCGGTGAACGTTTTGCACCGGTAACGGCGATTTCTTCATGTCTCCGATCGAGTCTCCGACGACAAATGTGTGTCGACGACGCTTCCTTAAAGACGACGATACGGGAAAGTGATGACCCAAAACGGTGTCGTTTTAATACTGCGCTAACCAAACCAACCGGACTATTAATTAGTTAACCGGTCGCAATAGACGAAAACTATCCTGAGACAAATGTTCACACCCGGTTCGATTCTGGTTTACTAATTGCCCAATCGATATGATATGGCGGGTGCCGGGTGGGAAACCTGTTGCGTCGTTTAATAGCGTTATCAATGAACACCACGTCGTGTAAATCATATGAAAACGACATGAAAGTTTTATGACATTCGGTTATTTCTTCTCTTAGTTGGTCCGTTAGTTTAGAATTCGGTTATTTCATATCGGTCGAAAGTTAatcgaattttttttattcggttcggttttcagTTTCAATAgaattgttttagtttttggtttcatGGTTAGTTTggttaaaattttagtttaaattgaataaaattttggttAGTTCGTTTTAGAATTTCGGTTGAATTAATTGACATAATttggtaaaaataaatttttaagaaattaaattaatcgattatcgaaccgaaccaaaaatcaaattttttttgttcaattgcGGAAGTAAACTGCAGGCATTGTTTGATATCATCAACAAGAACATTCTCATTGACAAAACACAAGGATTTGAGATTTAACAACAacactagattctgacccgccctttaaagggcgggtatattttttattttaatttaattctcatttttgtattttttgtgattatatttttatttttctttgtaatcatatttgtgtataaatcttaatcaaaatatattttattaaataatagcaatttaaaaattgatccgatATATTGTCGGTCGAACCTgccaacccgcggatttcaatttttttggtaaagaaaTATGACCCACACAacttacaaacaaataatttataccGGCACCCGCCGCATTTAATTTTGCGGCTATCCGcggattataattttttaattaattatttaatttagttattatatttctaataaaaatatatattttaataatttaaattatttttttaattaccatatttttaaaaaagtgtttacattttttttaaatacttttcgggTCGGCGGATACCCACAATCCAAAATCTACTAATCCGCACCCGTCCGAGTAAAATACTCATAACTCGCATTCgtaaattgattttttcaaatagttgagaCAAATTTATGATTCGTCCTTAAAAGGAcgaatatgttttatatttttttaagaaatataatttttataaaatccagactataactaattatatctctgaatatctaattttttctCTAGGATTTGCGAATGTACATCATAACTACTTATTGTCATAATACTCAACCATCTATGTTTATATCAAATATTGTAGTGAGTTATGTTACGTAAAAGTAATATCAACCACTTCCAAGGAGTTACATAAAAGTAATATGGTTTATATCAAATATTGTAAGTAGTTACGTTAATATCAACCACgttctttttataaatatgaaaagaaaagcAATTATATAATAGTAACTGTTTTTAAATAGGTCAGTAAAACAAACTGTTTTTAAAAGGAGTTCACCATAACTGTTTTTCGATAGATGATGATAGTGGGTTTTTAGAATTGTATAATTAGATATTATACTGTTAGACAttgcttctttattttttaaaaattggacataacttactatcaattggacatgttgaagaattaatagaatagattattatacgaaagaaaaaaaaaagaaaaaaaaaacattctcatACGAAAGGAGGATAAAACATACGAAAACAACTCTCAGAAGAAGTCTTTACCGACTTAGTAACACTACCATCACCAAGCTTGAACACGTAGTTAACATTCTTCACAACCTTACCTTCTGTAAAATATATAGCATTCTCCAAACATCCATAATAGTCTCTCGCCAAAACCGCTAAACAACTATCCGTCGCCATGACAAAAGCATTATCTCCCAGAGACTTAACCTCAACCCATTCAACCAACTCCATATCCATCttataaaccttaaacccaacgGTCCTCTCCACATCAACTCT containing:
- the LOC130504086 gene encoding ATP-dependent DNA helicase Q-like 3 encodes the protein MKKSPLPVQNVHRSDKNVGGGKEALVKLLRWHFGHADFRGKQLEAIQAVVSGRDCFCLMPTGGGKSICYQIPALAKPGIVLVVSPLIALMENQVMALKEKGIAAEYLSSTQATHVRNKIHEDLDSGKPSVRLLYVTPELIATKGFMLKLRKLRDRGLLNLIAIDEAHCISSWGHDFRPSYRQLSNLRDSLADVPMLALTATAAPKVQKDVIDSLSLRNPLVLKSSFNRPNIFYEVRYKELIDNAYTDLCNLLKSCGNICAIIYCLERTTCDDLSLHLSSTGISSAAYHAGLQSKLRSTVLDDWLSSKKQVIVATVAFGMGIDKKDVRMVCHFNVPKSMESFYQESGRAGRDQLPSRSVLYYGVDDRKKMEFLLRNSENKKSPSSKKPTTSNFDQIVRYCEGSGCRRKKILESFGEEFPVQQCKKTCDACKNPNQVARCLEELTTTASRRHNSSRVFITSSSDNKTNEGEYSEFWNRNEDGSNSDEEISDSDDGADAVKSIAGPKLSKKLGVDEKLVLLERAEEKYYERNKQVKKSEKNAISETLRESSKQRLLNELTRVLQLLGVEEIDSQNASEFLENECYRKYSKAGKSFYYSQIASTVRWLGTASRDDLMTRLSSVVSYAKGEEPSGESLPMTEPVENIEQEDINTYATELQVDEPTQLLVTSPSRSPIRLPEIPSFSEFVNRRKMKHSTEVSDGKKPAKIMKLQ